The following proteins are co-located in the Neisseria sp. Marseille-Q6792 genome:
- a CDS encoding polyprenyl synthetase family protein translates to MLENLPYFQRHLPEDLAKVNEVINRAVQSDVALISQIGTYIISAGGKRLRPIMTILAGKAVGYDDEKLYSLAAMVEFIHTSTLLHDDVVDESDLRRGRATANNLFGNAAAVLVGDFLYTRAFQLMVASGSMRVLEVMADATNIIAEGEVMQLMNIGNTDITEEQYIQVIQYKTAKLFEAAAQVGAILGKASPEHEQALKDYGMYVGTAFQIIDDVLDYSGETEETGKNVGDDLAEGKPTLPLIYLMRQGSEQVANDVRTVLENADRSYFEKIHDYVVRSDALAYSIGEARKAVDCAVAALDALPDSEVKDAMIQLAKESLVRVS, encoded by the coding sequence ATGCTCGAGAATCTGCCCTATTTCCAGCGACATCTGCCTGAAGACCTTGCCAAAGTCAATGAAGTCATCAACCGTGCGGTGCAATCCGATGTCGCACTGATTTCGCAAATCGGTACATATATCATCAGCGCGGGCGGCAAACGTCTGCGTCCGATTATGACGATTTTGGCGGGTAAGGCGGTCGGTTATGATGACGAGAAACTGTATTCGCTGGCGGCGATGGTCGAGTTTATCCACACTTCCACCCTCCTGCACGACGATGTCGTCGATGAAAGCGATTTGCGCCGTGGGCGGGCAACGGCAAACAATCTGTTCGGCAATGCGGCGGCAGTGTTGGTTGGCGACTTTTTATACACGCGCGCCTTTCAACTGATGGTTGCCTCGGGCAGTATGCGCGTTTTGGAAGTGATGGCGGATGCAACCAACATCATTGCCGAGGGCGAAGTCATGCAGCTGATGAACATCGGCAATACGGACATTACCGAAGAACAATATATCCAAGTCATCCAATACAAAACAGCCAAACTGTTTGAAGCTGCCGCTCAAGTCGGCGCAATTTTGGGCAAGGCTTCCCCCGAACACGAACAGGCCTTGAAAGACTACGGTATGTACGTCGGTACGGCATTCCAAATTATTGACGATGTGCTGGATTATTCGGGGGAAACCGAAGAAACCGGCAAAAACGTCGGCGACGACTTGGCGGAGGGGAAACCGACCCTGCCTTTGATTTATTTGATGAGGCAAGGTTCCGAACAGGTGGCAAATGATGTGCGTACTGTTTTAGAAAATGCAGATCGCAGCTATTTTGAGAAAATCCACGATTATGTCGTTCGTTCGGATGCTTTGGCATATTCGATAGGCGAGGCGCGCAAAGCAGTCGATTGTGCCGTTGCCGCCTTGGATGCTTTGCCCGACAGTGAAGTGAAGGATGCCATGATTCAGCTGGCGAAGGAATCTTTGGTCAGGGTGTCTTGA
- the rplU gene encoding 50S ribosomal protein L21: MYAVVKTGGKQYKVSVGEKLKVEQIPAELDSQIELTEVLMIADGESVKVGAPFIEGAKVTAKVVAHGRGEKVRIFKMRRRKHYQKRQGHRQNFTQIEIVAIA; encoded by the coding sequence ATGTACGCGGTCGTAAAAACCGGCGGCAAACAGTATAAAGTTTCCGTTGGCGAAAAATTGAAAGTAGAACAGATACCAGCCGAACTCGACAGCCAAATCGAACTGACCGAAGTTTTGATGATTGCTGACGGCGAATCTGTAAAAGTTGGCGCACCTTTTATCGAAGGTGCAAAAGTAACGGCTAAAGTAGTGGCACACGGTCGTGGCGAAAAAGTCCGCATCTTCAAAATGCGCCGCCGCAAACACTACCAAAAACGCCAAGGCCACCGCCAAAATTTCACCCAAATCGAAATCGTGGCAATCGCCTAA
- the rpmA gene encoding 50S ribosomal protein L27 → MASKKAGGSTRNGRDSEAKRLGVKAYGNELIPAGSIIVRQRGTKFHAGDNVGMGKDHTLFAKVDGYVEFKTKGALNRKTVSIRPYTGSEE, encoded by the coding sequence ATGGCAAGTAAAAAAGCAGGCGGCAGCACCCGCAACGGTCGCGATTCAGAAGCCAAACGCTTGGGCGTTAAAGCCTACGGCAACGAGCTGATTCCCGCAGGTTCCATCATCGTACGCCAACGCGGTACCAAATTCCACGCAGGCGACAACGTAGGCATGGGCAAAGACCACACTTTGTTCGCCAAAGTTGACGGTTATGTCGAATTCAAAACCAAAGGCGCGCTGAACCGTAAAACTGTCAGCATCCGTCCTTACACCGGTTCTGAAGAATAA